One region of Streptomyces rishiriensis genomic DNA includes:
- a CDS encoding DUF7144 family membrane protein: MGQGVGVESAGLSMTANFLWLPRTPWWAVLFIAIAPSSPGGCASYPGRSETDGWDPPPWHTKQRPGRRRS; the protein is encoded by the coding sequence ATGGGCCAGGGCGTCGGCGTGGAGTCGGCCGGACTCAGCATGACCGCCAACTTCTTGTGGCTCCCCCGCACGCCGTGGTGGGCGGTGTTGTTCATCGCCATCGCGCCCTCGTCACCCGGGGGCTGTGCGTCGTACCCCGGCCGATCGGAGACTGACGGTTGGGACCCGCCGCCGTGGCACACGAAACAGCGACCGGGGAGGCGCCGCAGCTGA
- a CDS encoding S8 family serine peptidase, producing MYSPSHASAFRRGRRRLISAATAVPLLASGLAVLHAPAQAAPSRPTATARPSATHKVTLVTGDVVTVTTMADGKQTAEVDRPDSAVGGVKVQQIKGDLFVIPDEAAPLLATDKLDRRLFNVSGLIEMGYDDAKSAAVPLIATYTQPKSRSAARPTAPRGSKLTRDLKSIRGAALSTEKRQARTFWTSVAPQDSAALGEGVAKLWLDGRVKASLKESVPLIGAPQAWAAGYDGKGVKVAVLDTGIDVNHPDFAGLIDDTASFVPGEAITDVNGHGSHVAGTIVGSGSASGGDNKGVAPGADLFVGKVLGGAEGYGQDSWVMAGMQWAAESGADVVNMSLGDSYPTDGSDPMSQTVDALSAQYGTLFVIAAGNAGPESISSPGAAASALTVAATDKEDRLASFSSTGPLSGSGGMKPDIAAPGVAITAARSQEMTDGGEGLYRTISGTSMATPHVVGAAAILAQQHPDWTGAQLKEHLMSTAKGLADGYSPYEVGTGRVDVAAAVRATVRGPGSLFFGNYTWPHQPSDVPVTKDMNFTNTGSDEVTLDLALTDADGPFTLGAATVTVPAGGTAAVPVTGDPQTASVGRHVGYVIATDAATGQPVTRTSVALLKEEERYDLNISLVGRDGKPAAGLVAINLAGDSWPWSVYVDGSTTLRMAPGLYTVAAYLDVAGEKADRSGVAVLVAPETVLEGGSADVVLDASKAHLLETEAPQRTQDRQRKVDFNVHYKGLDPSMDYRSAYVLPPTYDDVYVAPTEPMKHGEFMLITRWRKDEPQLGLSTLDGRLRFETLVQAGSALGTATDRLNAVYAGSGAAAEYEKVRAKGKVVVVERSDEVSPQDRTAAAAAAGATALIVVNDGVGALMEYVGESTIPVATVHRDAGKALISMAKAGMLKLTVKQTERTPFVYDLTRDYPGQVPDRALVYKPTQDDLARIDARYYSATDRKLAEGYRSDFTLSPSFNFPELEWHPGTRTEWVTPGQVWREFHAQGTDGGLPWVMVSGDNTYTRGSTTRLNWFAPATRPAQSESFGVYNSRWQNYMTWNVQAWASASDKMRLGGFLPWGETPSHLQVFQGDTLIHDNPVGGDMQWVEVPAGNLPYRAVLDVERPGDVFRLSTRTHSEWTFMSDTVDSESFEPFSVLNLDYRLETDLHGDVKANAHQQIALKPVSMDLGTVPGSVTDVRLDVSYDDGATWQKVTLTKGTDGYWTGLFRTAKKPGGFVSLRANAKTDSGFSVKNEIVRAYGLR from the coding sequence ATGTACTCCCCCTCTCATGCTTCCGCCTTCCGGCGCGGGCGCCGGCGGCTGATCTCGGCTGCCACCGCGGTGCCCCTACTGGCGTCGGGACTCGCAGTTCTGCACGCGCCCGCACAAGCCGCTCCAAGTAGACCCACCGCCACCGCGCGTCCCTCGGCGACCCACAAGGTCACCCTGGTCACCGGCGATGTCGTCACGGTCACCACGATGGCCGACGGCAAGCAGACCGCCGAGGTCGACCGGCCGGACAGCGCCGTCGGCGGCGTGAAAGTTCAGCAGATCAAGGGCGACCTGTTCGTCATCCCGGACGAGGCGGCGCCGCTGCTGGCCACGGACAAGCTGGACCGGCGGCTGTTCAACGTCAGTGGCCTGATCGAGATGGGCTACGACGACGCGAAGTCGGCCGCGGTGCCGCTGATCGCGACGTACACCCAGCCGAAGTCCCGCTCGGCCGCCCGGCCGACGGCCCCCCGGGGCAGCAAGCTGACCCGTGACCTCAAGAGCATCCGCGGCGCCGCGCTCAGCACCGAGAAGCGGCAGGCCCGCACGTTCTGGACCAGCGTCGCGCCGCAGGACAGCGCGGCGCTGGGCGAGGGTGTGGCGAAGCTGTGGCTCGACGGCCGTGTCAAGGCCAGCCTGAAGGAGAGCGTGCCGCTGATCGGCGCGCCCCAGGCCTGGGCGGCCGGCTACGACGGCAAGGGTGTCAAGGTCGCGGTGCTCGACACCGGCATCGACGTCAACCACCCCGACTTCGCCGGCCTGATCGACGACACGGCCAGCTTCGTGCCGGGTGAGGCCATCACCGACGTCAACGGGCACGGCTCGCATGTCGCCGGAACGATCGTCGGTTCCGGCTCGGCTTCCGGAGGCGACAACAAGGGCGTCGCCCCGGGCGCCGACCTGTTCGTCGGCAAGGTGCTCGGCGGCGCGGAGGGCTACGGCCAGGACTCCTGGGTCATGGCCGGCATGCAATGGGCCGCCGAATCCGGCGCGGACGTCGTCAACATGAGCCTCGGCGACTCGTACCCGACGGACGGCAGCGACCCGATGTCGCAGACGGTCGACGCGCTGTCCGCGCAGTACGGCACACTGTTCGTCATAGCCGCCGGGAACGCCGGCCCGGAGAGCATCTCCTCCCCGGGTGCGGCCGCCTCGGCGCTGACCGTGGCCGCCACGGACAAGGAGGACCGGCTCGCGTCGTTCTCCAGTACCGGTCCGCTGTCCGGCTCCGGCGGCATGAAGCCGGACATCGCGGCGCCCGGCGTGGCCATCACCGCGGCCCGCTCGCAGGAGATGACCGACGGTGGTGAGGGTCTCTACCGCACCATCAGCGGCACCTCCATGGCCACCCCGCACGTGGTCGGCGCGGCGGCGATCCTGGCTCAGCAGCACCCGGACTGGACCGGCGCGCAGCTCAAGGAACACTTGATGAGCACCGCAAAGGGTCTGGCCGACGGGTACTCGCCGTACGAGGTCGGCACCGGTCGCGTCGACGTAGCCGCCGCCGTGCGCGCCACGGTCCGCGGCCCCGGATCGCTCTTCTTCGGCAACTACACATGGCCGCACCAGCCGAGCGACGTCCCCGTCACAAAGGACATGAACTTCACCAACACGGGCTCCGACGAGGTCACGCTCGACCTGGCGCTGACCGACGCCGACGGCCCGTTCACGCTGGGCGCCGCCACGGTGACCGTCCCGGCGGGCGGCACCGCCGCCGTCCCGGTGACCGGTGACCCGCAGACCGCCTCGGTCGGTCGGCACGTCGGCTACGTGATCGCGACGGACGCGGCCACGGGACAGCCGGTGACCCGCACATCGGTTGCGCTGCTCAAGGAGGAGGAGCGCTACGACCTGAACATCAGTCTGGTCGGCCGCGACGGCAAGCCCGCGGCCGGGTTGGTCGCGATCAACCTGGCCGGTGACTCCTGGCCGTGGTCGGTCTACGTCGACGGCTCGACCACCCTGCGCATGGCCCCAGGCCTGTACACCGTCGCGGCGTACCTCGACGTGGCCGGTGAGAAGGCGGACCGGTCGGGTGTGGCCGTGCTGGTCGCCCCGGAGACCGTGCTCGAGGGCGGCTCCGCGGACGTGGTGCTGGACGCGAGCAAGGCCCATCTGCTGGAGACCGAGGCGCCGCAGCGCACCCAGGACCGCCAGCGCAAGGTCGACTTCAACGTCCACTACAAGGGCCTCGACCCGTCCATGGACTACCGCAGCGCGTACGTGCTGCCGCCGACCTACGACGACGTCTACGTCGCGCCGACGGAGCCGATGAAGCACGGCGAGTTCATGCTGATCACCCGCTGGCGCAAGGATGAGCCGCAACTCGGCCTGAGCACGCTGGACGGGCGGCTCCGCTTCGAGACGCTGGTGCAGGCGGGCAGCGCCCTGGGCACCGCGACCGACAGGCTGAACGCCGTCTACGCCGGCAGCGGCGCGGCGGCCGAGTACGAGAAGGTCCGGGCCAAAGGCAAGGTCGTTGTCGTCGAGCGCAGCGACGAGGTCTCGCCCCAGGACCGCACCGCGGCCGCTGCCGCGGCCGGTGCCACGGCACTGATCGTGGTCAACGACGGTGTCGGCGCTCTGATGGAGTACGTCGGCGAGTCGACCATCCCGGTCGCCACGGTGCACCGCGACGCGGGCAAGGCCCTCATCTCGATGGCCAAGGCCGGCATGCTGAAGCTGACCGTCAAGCAGACCGAGCGCACGCCGTTCGTCTACGACCTGACCCGGGACTACCCCGGCCAGGTGCCCGACCGGGCCCTGGTCTACAAGCCGACCCAGGACGACCTCGCCCGGATCGACGCCCGCTACTACTCGGCCACGGACCGCAAGTTGGCGGAAGGCTACCGTTCCGACTTCACCCTCAGCCCGTCGTTCAACTTCCCCGAGCTCGAGTGGCACCCGGGCACCCGCACCGAGTGGGTGACCCCGGGCCAGGTCTGGAGGGAGTTCCACGCGCAGGGGACCGACGGAGGCCTGCCGTGGGTGATGGTGTCGGGCGACAACACGTACACCCGGGGCAGCACCACCCGGCTGAACTGGTTCGCTCCGGCGACCCGGCCCGCCCAGAGCGAGTCCTTCGGTGTGTACAACTCCCGCTGGCAGAACTACATGACCTGGAACGTGCAGGCATGGGCCTCCGCGAGCGACAAGATGCGTCTCGGCGGCTTCCTGCCGTGGGGTGAGACGCCGTCCCACCTGCAGGTCTTCCAGGGCGACACGCTGATCCACGACAACCCGGTCGGCGGGGACATGCAGTGGGTGGAGGTACCGGCGGGCAACCTGCCCTACCGTGCCGTCCTCGACGTGGAGCGACCCGGTGACGTCTTCCGGCTGTCGACGCGCACCCACAGTGAGTGGACGTTCATGTCCGACACGGTCGACTCGGAATCCTTCGAGCCGTTCTCGGTGCTGAACTTGGACTACAGGCTGGAGACCGACCTGCACGGTGACGTCAAGGCCAACGCACACCAGCAGATCGCCCTCAAGCCGGTGTCGATGGATCTCGGCACCGTGCCCGGCAGCGTTACCGACGTGCGGCTGGACGTCTCGTACGATGACGGAGCGACCTGGCAGAAGGTGACTCTGACCAAGGGCACCGACGGCTACTGGACGGGTCTGTTCAGGACGGCCAAGAAGCCAGGCGGCTTCGTCTCACTTCGCGCGAACGCCAAGACGGACAGCGGCTTCAGCGTCAAGAACGAGATCGTCCGGGCGTACGGCCTGCGATGA
- a CDS encoding TetR/AcrR family transcriptional regulator, giving the protein MTTQAKPSSRERLLEAAARLTYRDGVGIGVDALCKAAGVSKRSMYQLFETKDELLAASLEERAAAFVAGLLPAADDGRSPRERILHVFEQVELQAGAPEFRGCRYLAVQIELKDQSHPASQVARRIKGNLTAFFRGEAEEGGAGDPDLLARQLSLVFDGASARAGIGADTLTGLIAPTVATLLDAAELR; this is encoded by the coding sequence ATGACCACCCAGGCGAAGCCAAGTTCCCGGGAGCGGCTGCTGGAGGCGGCGGCCAGGCTCACCTACCGAGACGGCGTCGGCATCGGCGTCGACGCCCTGTGCAAGGCGGCGGGGGTGTCGAAGCGTTCCATGTACCAGCTGTTCGAGACCAAGGACGAACTGCTGGCGGCGAGTCTGGAGGAACGCGCTGCTGCCTTCGTGGCTGGGCTCCTGCCCGCGGCGGACGACGGCCGTTCACCCCGCGAGCGGATCCTGCACGTCTTCGAGCAGGTGGAACTGCAGGCGGGCGCGCCCGAGTTCCGGGGCTGCCGGTACCTGGCTGTGCAGATCGAGCTGAAGGACCAGAGCCACCCTGCCAGCCAGGTGGCACGCCGGATCAAGGGGAACCTGACAGCCTTCTTCCGCGGCGAGGCCGAAGAGGGTGGCGCGGGCGATCCCGATCTGCTGGCCCGGCAGCTGAGCCTCGTCTTCGACGGCGCCAGCGCCCGCGCGGGGATCGGCGCCGACACATTGACAGGACTCATCGCGCCCACCGTGGCGACCCTGCTCGATGCGGCAGAGCTACGCTGA
- a CDS encoding SDR family oxidoreductase — MDINNSVALVTGANRGLGRAFAQRLLERGARKVYATARRPETVDLPGVDVLPLDIADPASVRAAAEAAPDVSLLINNAGIQTGTDLVNGSLDAVRQELETNVFGHLGMIREFAPALARNGGGAIVSVLSAMSWFGGKGANAYHLTKAAAWAMTNGVRLELADQGTLVTAVHLGLADTDMAAGWPVAKIAPSDLADAALDGVEAGSAEVLADQWSRDVKSRLPLTPEEFNDAMDRALAALTAA, encoded by the coding sequence ATGGACATCAACAACTCAGTCGCCCTTGTCACCGGAGCCAACCGCGGCCTGGGCCGCGCCTTCGCCCAGCGCCTGCTCGAACGGGGCGCCCGCAAGGTCTACGCGACGGCTCGCCGGCCCGAGACCGTGGACCTGCCCGGGGTCGACGTGCTGCCCCTCGACATCGCCGATCCCGCATCCGTGAGGGCCGCAGCCGAGGCCGCCCCGGACGTCTCGCTGCTCATCAACAACGCGGGCATCCAGACGGGGACCGACCTGGTGAACGGTTCGCTGGACGCGGTACGGCAGGAGCTGGAGACCAACGTGTTCGGCCACTTGGGAATGATCCGGGAGTTCGCGCCGGCGCTCGCCAGGAACGGCGGGGGCGCGATCGTCAGCGTCCTGTCCGCCATGTCGTGGTTCGGGGGCAAGGGCGCCAATGCCTACCACCTCACCAAGGCCGCCGCCTGGGCCATGACCAACGGCGTCCGCCTGGAACTCGCCGATCAGGGCACTCTCGTGACAGCGGTGCACCTCGGCCTGGCCGACACCGACATGGCCGCGGGCTGGCCCGTGGCCAAGATCGCGCCGTCGGACCTGGCCGACGCCGCGCTCGACGGTGTCGAGGCGGGCTCCGCCGAGGTCCTCGCCGACCAGTGGAGTCGGGACGTCAAGTCCCGGCTGCCGCTGACACCGGAGGAATTCAACGACGCGATGGACCGCGCCCTGGCGGCGCTGACGGCGGCATGA
- a CDS encoding serine hydrolase domain-containing protein: MRTVPACVLGSADEKPIVTGAHDPDKYVEVGSFTKVITGTILQQLAARGVLAPEDPVERWLGAPPGTGVTLRHLAEHTSGLPRLPPGTARRDPYRKFTDDRLRELLARLDLLAVAPAGQREEYSNLGYAVLGAALVAATGQAYEELVAELVLSPLGLPPHAMSATPPQHSRLLPTGWLGRTVKPWTMTGAVLPAGGLWATPRTLARVLTGLVLERSLGDPGLGWQRTGPLPVLWHNGATRTASVFAGAVPDGRWTVVHRLSGASDETDRAGLDYLRTARAQ, encoded by the coding sequence ATGCGCACCGTCCCCGCCTGCGTCCTCGGCAGCGCCGACGAGAAGCCGATCGTCACCGGCGCACACGACCCCGACAAATACGTGGAGGTGGGGTCCTTCACCAAAGTCATCACCGGAACCATCCTCCAACAACTCGCCGCGCGAGGGGTGCTGGCCCCTGAAGACCCCGTCGAGCGATGGCTCGGCGCCCCGCCGGGAACCGGGGTCACCCTGCGTCATCTGGCGGAGCACACCTCAGGCCTGCCCCGGCTGCCCCCCGGCACGGCCCGCCGCGACCCGTACCGGAAGTTCACCGACGACCGGCTGCGCGAGCTGCTCGCCCGCCTCGACCTGCTCGCCGTCGCCCCCGCGGGACAACGCGAGGAGTACTCCAACCTCGGCTATGCCGTGCTCGGCGCGGCGCTGGTAGCGGCGACCGGGCAGGCCTACGAGGAACTCGTCGCCGAACTCGTGTTGTCACCGCTCGGCCTGCCGCCGCATGCCATGAGCGCCACACCGCCGCAGCACAGTCGGCTGCTGCCGACCGGGTGGCTCGGCCGCACGGTGAAACCGTGGACCATGACCGGCGCAGTCCTGCCCGCCGGCGGTCTGTGGGCGACTCCCCGCACGCTGGCACGCGTGCTGACGGGTCTCGTGCTCGAGCGTTCGCTTGGAGACCCGGGGCTCGGATGGCAACGCACCGGGCCGCTGCCCGTGCTCTGGCACAACGGAGCTACGCGCACGGCATCCGTCTTCGCCGGCGCCGTCCCGGACGGGCGCTGGACGGTGGTACACCGCCTGAGCGGCGCCTCCGACGAAACCGATCGCGCAGGCTTGGACTACCTGCGCACAGCACGAGCGCAGTGA
- a CDS encoding serine hydrolase: protein MSRLDSACPRSLRSAAALSLVAALAVGCTAADADTSVAGRAAVGTSPLPTVPPAQPPAQLTRTKVETAVSRLDDVVRDAMQRTGVPGVAVGVVYDDKVMYLKGFGLRKVGTKDRVGADTVFQLASVSKPLASTVVAAAAGEKTVGWDDPVVKYTPGFALKDPWVSRHVTLADLFSHRSGLPDHAGDLLENLGYDRSYILDHLRYEPLAPFRAHYAYTNFGLTEAAVATARAAGTNWEKLSADKVYRPLGMDSSSSSFADYEKAGNKAALHVKTGGTWRAAYVRDPDAQSPAGGASSTVRDMTKWLRLQLGNGKFEGRQVVDADALEQTHVPHMVSEPPHSPAGRTGFYGLGWNVSYDDQGRLKLGHSGGFALGAATNVALLPSEKLGIVVLTNGEPIGVPEAISTTFLDTAQTGGPTVDWLKFLGPIFQQALQGERSQVDYSKPPASPAPAKANSAYTGTYANEYYGPMTVSAQGNELTMQLGPKKQRFVLAHYDGDTFSYRTTGEMAVGLSGVTFTADSSGRAAKVRVEDLDTSGLGTFTRKD from the coding sequence ATGTCCCGACTCGACAGCGCTTGCCCGCGCTCACTTCGCTCCGCCGCGGCACTGAGCCTGGTAGCGGCTTTGGCCGTCGGCTGTACCGCGGCCGATGCCGACACCTCCGTCGCGGGCCGCGCGGCCGTCGGGACGTCGCCACTGCCCACCGTCCCACCCGCCCAGCCACCGGCACAGCTCACCCGGACCAAGGTCGAGACCGCGGTGAGCCGGCTCGACGACGTCGTACGGGACGCCATGCAGCGCACCGGTGTGCCCGGAGTGGCCGTGGGTGTGGTGTACGACGACAAGGTGATGTACCTGAAGGGGTTCGGACTGCGGAAGGTGGGCACGAAGGACCGGGTCGGAGCGGACACGGTCTTCCAGCTCGCCTCGGTCTCGAAGCCCCTGGCCTCCACCGTGGTCGCCGCAGCCGCGGGCGAGAAGACCGTCGGCTGGGACGACCCGGTCGTCAAGTACACCCCCGGCTTCGCGCTGAAGGACCCGTGGGTCAGCCGCCATGTCACGCTGGCCGACCTCTTCTCGCACCGCAGCGGACTGCCCGACCACGCCGGTGACCTCCTGGAGAACCTCGGCTACGACCGCTCGTACATCCTGGACCACCTGCGCTACGAACCGCTGGCCCCTTTCCGTGCCCACTACGCGTACACCAACTTCGGGCTGACCGAAGCCGCGGTCGCCACCGCGCGAGCGGCGGGGACCAACTGGGAGAAGCTGTCCGCCGACAAGGTGTACCGGCCGCTGGGGATGGACTCCAGCAGCTCTTCGTTCGCCGACTACGAGAAGGCGGGCAACAAGGCCGCCCTGCACGTGAAGACCGGGGGTACCTGGCGCGCCGCGTATGTGCGCGACCCGGACGCCCAGAGCCCGGCGGGCGGGGCCAGCTCGACGGTCCGGGACATGACGAAGTGGCTGCGTCTGCAACTGGGGAACGGAAAGTTCGAGGGGCGCCAGGTCGTCGACGCCGACGCTCTGGAGCAGACTCACGTGCCGCACATGGTCTCCGAGCCGCCGCACTCGCCCGCGGGCAGGACCGGGTTCTACGGGCTCGGCTGGAACGTGAGCTACGACGACCAGGGCAGGCTGAAGCTCGGCCACTCCGGCGGCTTCGCGCTGGGAGCGGCCACCAACGTCGCCTTGTTGCCCTCGGAGAAGCTCGGCATCGTCGTCCTGACCAACGGCGAGCCCATCGGCGTGCCCGAGGCGATCTCCACCACGTTCCTCGACACCGCGCAGACCGGCGGGCCGACCGTCGACTGGCTGAAGTTCCTCGGGCCGATCTTCCAGCAGGCTCTGCAGGGGGAACGCTCACAGGTCGACTACAGCAAGCCCCCGGCCTCGCCCGCACCGGCCAAGGCGAACAGCGCCTACACCGGAACGTACGCCAATGAGTACTACGGCCCGATGACCGTCAGCGCCCAGGGGAACGAACTCACCATGCAACTCGGGCCCAAAAAGCAACGGTTCGTCTTGGCCCACTACGACGGTGACACCTTCAGCTACCGCACCACCGGCGAAATGGCCGTCGGCCTGTCCGGCGTGACCTTTACCGCCGACTCCAGCGGACGCGCCGCCAAGGTTCGGGTCGAGGACCTCGACACGAGCGGTCTCGGCACGTTCACGAGGAAGGACTAG
- a CDS encoding MerR family transcriptional regulator, whose product MTVTEATTERLIRIGEVARGAGVSVRAVRYYEQQGLLIAERSPSGQRLYRQDAVHLIRFFQQMFAAGLTSRRITELLPCWDAGHTDAEQRAMLRAERDRIQAKIDDLQAALERLDEVIAITDTHP is encoded by the coding sequence ATGACCGTCACAGAGGCCACGACGGAGCGGCTGATCCGCATCGGCGAGGTGGCGCGGGGCGCCGGCGTCTCGGTACGCGCCGTGCGCTACTACGAGCAGCAGGGGCTGCTCATCGCGGAGCGCAGCCCATCCGGCCAGCGCCTCTACCGGCAGGATGCCGTCCACCTGATCCGTTTCTTCCAGCAGATGTTCGCCGCCGGCCTGACCAGCCGAAGGATCACGGAACTCCTTCCGTGCTGGGACGCCGGGCACACCGACGCCGAGCAACGAGCCATGCTGCGCGCCGAGCGGGACCGCATCCAGGCCAAGATCGACGACTTGCAGGCTGCCCTGGAACGCCTCGACGAGGTCATCGCGATCACGGACACGCACCCGTAG
- a CDS encoding HTTM domain-containing protein, giving the protein MRIKEAIDAAAGRPVAALGVSGTRALLGFVGLMYYVSHYSDRGYLFGPGADSVLPHHLFVEEIKEKGSFSLYAWSTSHAWFEVVFHLGLFAALAVTFGVGGRVVLAAHGVLLWSLYERQSAFLDGGDNLAQLVIPMLLLTDCYRHLSFSSGLAHRVTGRLPEGLRCLRVPLHNLGVAAIAVQMCLVYVVSGLYKVQGEVWQDGTALFYIMRVPEFELPGWSSLVYNSDVLVFLGTYSTTLFLVYFPMGILVARLRPWTAAASIAFHVSIGVFMGLTAFALTMIACDLIFLSSALARARQTARTITTRWAPKRPGGVRTATERSTPENDRAADAPVPQTAS; this is encoded by the coding sequence ATGAGAATCAAGGAAGCGATCGACGCCGCCGCCGGCCGCCCCGTCGCCGCGCTGGGCGTGTCCGGGACCCGCGCACTGCTGGGCTTCGTCGGCCTCATGTACTACGTGAGCCACTACAGCGACCGCGGCTACCTGTTCGGCCCGGGAGCCGACTCGGTCCTGCCGCACCACCTCTTCGTCGAAGAGATCAAGGAGAAGGGAAGCTTCAGCCTCTACGCATGGAGCACCTCCCACGCCTGGTTCGAGGTGGTCTTCCACCTGGGGCTGTTCGCCGCTCTGGCCGTCACTTTCGGTGTGGGGGGCAGGGTGGTCCTCGCGGCGCACGGAGTCCTCCTCTGGTCGCTCTACGAGCGGCAGTCGGCATTTCTGGACGGCGGGGACAACCTCGCTCAGCTCGTCATCCCGATGCTGCTGCTGACCGACTGCTACCGGCACTTGTCTTTCTCGAGCGGACTCGCCCACCGCGTCACGGGACGACTCCCCGAAGGCCTGCGCTGCCTCCGCGTCCCCCTGCACAATCTCGGCGTGGCTGCGATCGCCGTGCAGATGTGCCTCGTATACGTGGTGAGCGGTCTGTACAAGGTGCAGGGAGAGGTGTGGCAGGACGGCACTGCGCTCTTCTACATCATGCGCGTTCCCGAGTTCGAGCTGCCGGGCTGGTCCAGCCTGGTCTACAACAGCGACGTACTCGTCTTCCTCGGCACGTACAGCACCACCTTGTTCCTCGTCTACTTCCCGATGGGGATCCTGGTGGCGAGGCTGCGCCCGTGGACGGCGGCGGCGTCCATCGCGTTCCATGTGTCCATCGGCGTCTTCATGGGACTCACCGCGTTCGCCCTGACGATGATCGCCTGCGACCTGATCTTCCTCTCGTCGGCCCTGGCCCGTGCGCGTCAGACGGCACGCACCATCACAACGCGCTGGGCGCCGAAGCGACCCGGAGGCGTCCGGACCGCCACCGAGCGGAGCACGCCGGAAAACGACCGCGCAGCCGATGCCCCCGTTCCCCAGACAGCGAGCTGA
- a CDS encoding NAD(P)-binding protein, with the protein MGTGPNGCAAAVALGRAGREVALYEARETSGAGAADGVPHAHLSNGDAPASWA; encoded by the coding sequence GTGGGAACCGGCCCCAACGGCTGTGCGGCAGCGGTCGCTCTCGGACGGGCCGGACGCGAAGTCGCGCTGTACGAGGCCCGTGAAACCAGCGGCGCCGGGGCTGCGGACGGAGTCCCTCATGCCCACCTCTCCAACGGCGACGCCCCAGCGAGTTGGGCGTGA
- a CDS encoding DUF5819 family protein → MIARHRRIQRAALLAGAALLGAHFFLAAFSQAPLSPAKIKLHGLISGYLEPYFTQNWSLFAPNPTKDDEGIIARAKCSDGSVTDFYDVTGPLIKETQEDRFFPSRTVRLVSNGINQLNDSDDLLLRLRQNEEEKKRKNSTAKDGKPKDVIPLTPYEKSQREDAERSLSRFSLTRMHDVCPGGTGPTAVQARMYIKTLPPWSQRKNPEAKSKVDLYDLPWKKAVDLR, encoded by the coding sequence GTGATCGCGCGCCATCGGCGCATCCAGAGGGCGGCACTGTTGGCTGGTGCCGCCCTCCTGGGCGCCCATTTCTTTCTTGCGGCGTTCTCCCAAGCGCCCCTCAGCCCCGCAAAAATCAAGCTGCACGGACTCATCAGCGGCTACCTGGAGCCGTATTTCACACAGAACTGGAGCCTCTTCGCTCCGAATCCAACAAAGGACGACGAGGGGATAATAGCTCGCGCAAAGTGTTCCGACGGTTCCGTCACGGATTTCTACGATGTGACCGGGCCCTTGATCAAGGAGACCCAGGAAGACCGATTCTTCCCCTCCCGCACGGTGCGCCTCGTAAGCAACGGGATAAATCAGCTGAACGATTCGGACGACCTGTTGCTGCGGCTCCGCCAGAATGAGGAAGAGAAGAAAAGGAAGAACTCCACAGCGAAAGACGGAAAGCCTAAGGACGTCATTCCTCTGACCCCCTACGAAAAGAGTCAGCGCGAAGACGCCGAGCGATCTCTGTCCCGCTTCTCGCTGACCCGGATGCACGACGTCTGCCCCGGCGGAACGGGACCGACCGCTGTCCAGGCGCGCATGTACATCAAGACGTTGCCTCCCTGGTCGCAGCGGAAGAATCCCGAGGCGAAGAGCAAAGTGGACCTCTACGACCTGCCGTGGAAGAAGGCGGTGGACCTTCGATGA